A genomic segment from Glycine soja cultivar W05 chromosome 20, ASM419377v2, whole genome shotgun sequence encodes:
- the LOC114402734 gene encoding increased DNA methylation 2-like isoform X1 has product MVSEADLENDDRCFLLYFIMGTYLGPDIKGEATKKSILQRVAEGLPPYTLEQLTHSCIEVVELERVYYYILRNTDKSLILNLTSLRRFFHGQAQGGDGNGNNNYPQFPELFPPGFHPQYRLKNKHKVIDNVVFINNPDSFYIRSEDVERFKRLSGVQELHVDRDVARLQLGTCFDNNNRVPSNSTISEGKVEPDGNVESCGGAGSSELQDRVNVVASTSDGTTCRGGGTNVMYDFMDTEDDESDPDKVGPAMLFLPSRPSKKEWSDIVAATKNGFALTGTVAMGGIGPTMGLVDIGECEDAYLFRLSLPGVKRDEREFSCEVGTDGKVLISGVTTTGENTVSRYSQVFEMQTHNLCPPGRFSISFQLPGPVDPHQFSGNFGTDGILEGIVMKGKCT; this is encoded by the exons ATGGTTTCTGAGGCTGACCTAGAAAACGACGATCGATGTTTTTTACTGTACTTCATCATGGGAACCTACTTGGGCCCCGACATCAAAGGCGAAGCCACCAAAAAATCAATCTTGCAAAGAGTTGCGGAGGGGCTTCCTCCTTACACATTGGAGCAACTAACTCATTCTTGCATCGAAGTGGTGGAATTGGAGCGTGTCTACTATTACATTCTCAGGAACACTGATAAATCACTCATCCTCAACTTAACCTCTTTGCGCCGTTTCTTCCATGGCCAAGCACAGGGTGGAGATGGAAATGGAAACAACAATTACCCTCAATTTCCTGAGTTGTTCCCTCCTGGGTTTCATCCTCAGTACCGCTTAAAAAACAAGCACAAAGTTATTGATAATGTTGTGTTTATTAATAACCCTGATAGCTTCTATATTAGGTCTGAGGATGTTGAGAGGTTCAAGAGGCTGAGTGGTGTGCAGGAGTTGCATGTGGACAGAGATGTTGCCAGGTTGCAATTGGGTACTTGTTTTGATAACAACAATCGTGTTCCGAGTAACAGTACCATTTCAGAGGGGAAGGTTGAGCCTGATGGTAATGTTGAGTCCTGTGGTGGTGCTGGTTCTTCTGAGCTTCAGGATCGTGTGAATGTTGTTGCATCCACGAGTGACGGCACCACGTGTCGTGGTGGCGGTACTAATGTGATGTATGATTTCATGGATACTGAAGATGATGAGAGTGATCCTGATAAGGTTGGGCCGGCTATGTTGTTCCTTCCTTCGCGGCCTTCTAAGAAGGAATGGTCTGATATTGTGGCTGCTACCAAGAATGGTTTTGCATTGACCGGAACTGTGGCTATGGGGGGGATTGGGCCAACCATGGGGCTTGTGGACATTGGAGAGTGTGAAGATGCGTACCTGTTTCGCTTGTCTCTTCCAGGAGTGAAGAGGGATGAAA GGGAATTCAGCTGTGAGGTTGGCACTGATGGTAAAGTGTTGATATCTGGAGTAACTACAACTGGAGAGAATACTGTATCCCGGTACTCTCAGGTATTTGAAATGCAAACTCACAACCTTTGTCCACCGGGCCGATTCTCCATCTCATTCCAGCTGCCTGGCCCTGTTGATCCACATCAATTTTCAGGTAATTTTGGCACTGATGGGATTCTTGAAGGAATTGTCATGAAAGGGAAATGTACATGA
- the LOC114402734 gene encoding increased DNA methylation 2-like isoform X2, giving the protein MVSEADLENDDRCFLLYFIMGTYLGPDIKGEATKKSILQRVAEGLPPYTLEQLTHSCIEVVELERVYYYILRNTDKSLILNLTSLRRFFHGQAQGGDGNGNNNYPQFPELFPPGFHPQYRLKNKHKVIDNVVFINNPDSFYIRSEDVERFKRLSGVQELHVDRDVARLQLGTCFDNNNRVPSNSTISEGKVEPDGNVESCGGAGSSELQDRVNVVASTSDGTTCRGGGTNVMYDFMDTEDDESDPDKVGPAMLFLPSRPSKKEWSDIVAATKNGFALTGTVAMGGIGPTMGLVDIGECEDAYLFRLSLPGVKRDEREFSCEVGTDGKVLISGVTTTGENTVSRYSQVILALMGFLKELS; this is encoded by the exons ATGGTTTCTGAGGCTGACCTAGAAAACGACGATCGATGTTTTTTACTGTACTTCATCATGGGAACCTACTTGGGCCCCGACATCAAAGGCGAAGCCACCAAAAAATCAATCTTGCAAAGAGTTGCGGAGGGGCTTCCTCCTTACACATTGGAGCAACTAACTCATTCTTGCATCGAAGTGGTGGAATTGGAGCGTGTCTACTATTACATTCTCAGGAACACTGATAAATCACTCATCCTCAACTTAACCTCTTTGCGCCGTTTCTTCCATGGCCAAGCACAGGGTGGAGATGGAAATGGAAACAACAATTACCCTCAATTTCCTGAGTTGTTCCCTCCTGGGTTTCATCCTCAGTACCGCTTAAAAAACAAGCACAAAGTTATTGATAATGTTGTGTTTATTAATAACCCTGATAGCTTCTATATTAGGTCTGAGGATGTTGAGAGGTTCAAGAGGCTGAGTGGTGTGCAGGAGTTGCATGTGGACAGAGATGTTGCCAGGTTGCAATTGGGTACTTGTTTTGATAACAACAATCGTGTTCCGAGTAACAGTACCATTTCAGAGGGGAAGGTTGAGCCTGATGGTAATGTTGAGTCCTGTGGTGGTGCTGGTTCTTCTGAGCTTCAGGATCGTGTGAATGTTGTTGCATCCACGAGTGACGGCACCACGTGTCGTGGTGGCGGTACTAATGTGATGTATGATTTCATGGATACTGAAGATGATGAGAGTGATCCTGATAAGGTTGGGCCGGCTATGTTGTTCCTTCCTTCGCGGCCTTCTAAGAAGGAATGGTCTGATATTGTGGCTGCTACCAAGAATGGTTTTGCATTGACCGGAACTGTGGCTATGGGGGGGATTGGGCCAACCATGGGGCTTGTGGACATTGGAGAGTGTGAAGATGCGTACCTGTTTCGCTTGTCTCTTCCAGGAGTGAAGAGGGATGAAA GGGAATTCAGCTGTGAGGTTGGCACTGATGGTAAAGTGTTGATATCTGGAGTAACTACAACTGGAGAGAATACTGTATCCCGGTACTCTCAG GTAATTTTGGCACTGATGGGATTCTTGAAGGAATTGTCATGA